The window ATGCGGCCGTCCTGGAACGTGAGCACGCCCGTGCCCTCGGGGACGACGATCTTGGAGCCGTTCGAGATGATGTTCTCGGAGCCGCGCACGTTGGAGCCGCGACCCGCGTTCTGGCCGGACGGGACGCCGGGGAAGATCGCCGCGGTCGGCGCGACCTGCGGCGGGACGATGAAGTCCTTCCACTGGTCGGCGAGGGTCCCACCGAGTGCTCCGACGAATGCCTGGATGAATCCCACGGTCCTGCTCCTTCGATCTGGGGCGAACCGAGCGGCACGTGCGCGCTCGGGTGGGCCGACGAGGGGTGCCCCGCAGCGTGGGGCCCTTCGCACCTCGGCACCTCATTCGACCACACGCGGCCCCCGTCGCCAATCATCTCGCGGCTGACACCCGGTCAACCTCCCGGCGGGCGCGCGATTGACATGCCCTCGAATATTTGTTCGAATACTCGGCATGCGATGGCAGGGACAGTCGGTGGGCACGGTGGACGATGCGGCCCTGCCCGGCATGGAGCGCGTCGACGGCCTCGTCCGTTCGGTCACGACGCCGGAGTTCGCGGGCGTCACGTTCCACGAGATCATGGCGCGCTCGGCACTCAATCGCGTGCCGCGCGCGTCGGACATGCCGTTCGAGTGGACCGTGAACCCCTACCGCGGGTGCTCGCACGCGTGCGTGTACTGCTTCGCGCGCGGCACCCACACGTATCTCGATCTCGACGGCGGCGAGGACTTCGACACGCAGGTCGTCGTGAAGGTCAACGTGGCCGACGTCCTGCGGCGCGAGCTCGCGCGCCCCTCGTGGTCGCGTGCCGCACTCCAGCTCGGCACGAACACCGATCCGTACCAGCGCGCCGAGGGGCGCTATGCGCTCATGCCGGGCATCATCGACGCGCTCGCCGAGTCGCGTACGCCGTTCACGATCCTCACGAAGGGCACCCTCCTGCGTCGGGACCTCCCCCGCCTCGTCGAGGCGCGCCGCCGTGTGCCGGTCGGTCTGGCGATGTCGATCGCGGTGTACGATGAGTCGCTGCAGCGGTCGATCGAGCCGGGCACGCCGTCGGCCGAGGCCCGCCTCGCGACCGTCCGCCGAGCGGTGGACGCGGGATTCGAGGTGACCGTCTTCCTCATGCCGATCGTCCCCCACCTGACGGACTCGCACGCGGCACTCGACGAGGCGCTCGATCGCGTGCGTCGCGCCGGTGCGACGCGCGTCGTCTGGGGCGCACTGCACCTTCGCCCCGGGGTCAAGCCCTGGTTCATGGCCTGGCTCGAGCGCGAACACCCGGACCTCGTGCCGCGGTACCGCGGGCTCTACCCGGGCACGGCGGTCGACGCCCCGAAGGCGTACCGCTCGTGGCTCTCGGAGCGCGTGCGCCCACTGCTGCGCCGGCACGGCCTCGAGCGCGCGATGCGCCCGCTCGCACAGGGACGATCAGCGTCCGCGGCGCACGAGCCGATCCCGTCCCGGAGCGCCGTGCGCCGGACGGGTCCAGCCGCGACCGTCGGTGCGCCGACCCTGTTCTGAGCCGCTGCGCGCCTTCCCGTTGCATCCAGGTCGGTCCCGTTCGCCTCCACGTCGGCATCCACGTCGTCCCACGTCCGAGCGTGACGCCTGTGACGCGGCCACCTTGACTTCAAGTGCACATGAAGTCTTACAGTGGGTGCATCCGGACGGTGAACGTCCGGCAGACGACGAACCTGGAGTCCGGATGACGATGACGCTCGCGACCGACCTGGCGACCGCGTTCAAGGACGCGTTCCGCGAGCACCCCGCGGGGACCGCACTGATCACGGCCGCGTCGCCGTCGGGCCCGGTCGGGCTCACGGCGTCGAGCGTGGCCTCGGTGGGCCTCGATCCGGTCGCGATCTCGTTCTCGGTGACCCGGGCGACGGGCAGCGCCGGGGCACTCCTCGCGGCCGACACCGTGCTCGTGCACCTGCTCGACGCCCGTCACGTCGCGATCGCGCAGCAGTTCGCGGTGAGCGGTGGCGAGCGGTTCTCGCCCGCCCAGGGCTGGGAGACGCTCGAGACCGGTGAGCCGTTCCTGCCCGTCGTGCGGACGGCACTGCGGGCGCGCCCGCTGCACCGGATCCCCGTCGGCGCGTCGACCCTCGTCGTCGCCGAGGTGCTCGACATCCGCAGCGGCCCCGCGGCCGAGCCCGTCGTGTACCACGATCGCGCGTTCCGCTCGCTGGGCGCCCCGCACTGATCCTCCGCCCCGCGACCCATCCGACCCGCGACACCGTCGCTTCCCGAACCAACCGGACGTCCACCCGGACGATTCCGGTCCCCCTTCGCCGTGTGTGCGGCGAACCGATGAAAGGACCGACCGTGGCTGAATTCACGCTTCCCGATCTTCCCTACGACTACGCCGCACTGGAGCCCCACATCTCGGGCCGCATCATGGAGCTCCACCACGACAAGCACCACGCCGCCTACGTCAAGGGCGCCAACACCGCCATCGAGCAGATCGCCGAAGCCGCCTCCACCGGCGACCTCGCCAACATCAACAAGCTCGAAAAAGACCTCGCCTTCAACCTCGGCGGCCACAACAACCACTCCATCTTCTGGAAGAACCTCTCCCCCGAGGGCGGCGAACCCCACGGCGCCCTCAAGGACGCCCTCGAGAACCGCTTCGGCAGCATCGAGAACTTCCAGAACCTCTTCACCTCCGTCGCCCTCGGCGTCCAGGGCTCCGGCTGGGCCGTCCTCGGCTACGACGACACCGCCGGCAACCTCACCACCTTCCAACTGTTCGACCAGCAGGGCAACATCCCCTTCGGCGTCACCCCCCTGCTCCTGCTCGACGTCTGGGAACACGCCTACTACCTCGACTACCAGAACGTCCGCGCCGACTACGTCAAGGCCTTCTGGAACATCGTCAACTGGAACGACGTCGCCGAGCGCTACACCACCGCAACCAACTGACACCCCCACACAAACACCGCGGGCCCGCACCAACCGGTGCGGGCCAACGGCATTCACGCGTCCCGGGGCCGCTCCGGTCAGTCCTCGTCGAGGAGGGCGGCGGCGAACATGGGGCGCGCGGCGTCCTCGCTCGGCGGGTGGAAGAGGCCGGCCGCGGCGTCGCGGTAGAGGCGGCTCGCCTCGGAGCGGTTGTCGAACCCCGCACCGCCCGAGCAGCGCAGCGCGATCTCGGCCGCATCGAGCGCGGCCCGGGCCGCAGCGATGCGCGCGCTCACGAGCCGGAGCGGCCAGGCGGCGCCGTGGTCGACGAGTTCGTCGACGTCGCGCGTGATCGCGTCGAGCTGGGCCGAGACGGGCTCGAACGAGCTGAGGCCGTCGGCGATGCGCACGCGCCACTCGGACACCTCGGCGAGTGTCGTCCCGGCCTTCGCGGAGCGGCGTGCGCGCAGCGCCTCGGCGGCGACGCGGAGCGAGCGCTCGGCGACACCGGCGTAGACGGAGCCGATGAGCAGCTGGAAGTTCGCGGTGATGCCGAACGTCAGGAGGTCGGGGTGGCGTCCGGGCGGGATGCGTCGGACGACGCGGTCGGCGCGCATGCGTGCACCGTCGAGCGTCGTCGCGCGGCTCTGCGAACCGCGCATGCCGAGCACGTCCCAGTCCTCCGAGACCGTGATCCCGTCGGTCTCGCGATCGAGGAATCCGAACACGAGGCGCGGGTCGTCGGGGTCGGCGGTATCGAGCCCGTGGGTGATGAGTCGCGTCCACGCGGGCGAGAGCGAGGTGAAGATCTTGACGCCGCTCAGCAGGTAGTCGCCGTCGGGCGCACGCTCGGCGACGGTGTTCGAGCCCTGCAGCACCCAGTCGTTGCCGGGCTCGCTGATCCCGAACGCGAAGAGCTCACCGTCGGCGGCGTCACGGAACACGTCGTCGAGCGAGTCGTCGCCGCGCTCGGCGAGGACGCGCGCGACGCCCGTGCACATGAGGTGCATGTTGACGGCGAGCGCGGTCGCGCCCGCTGCGGTCGCGAGGCGGCGCTGCAGGCGCGCAACCTGCTGCAGCGTGAGCCCCGGGCCGCCGAACGATTCCGGTACGAAGAGGCGCAGGTAGCCGCGATCGCGGAGCTCGGCGAGGTCGTCGTCGAAGAAGGCGTTCTGCCGGTCGACCTCCCCGGCCCGCTCGCGGATGCGCTCGAGCAGTTCGTCGGGCAGGTACTCCTGCTCCAGTTCGGCGATCCTCGCCAGTCGGTCGGTCATGCCGTCTCCTTCCCGTCCGCGCGCGCGAACAGCAGCGCGCCGTTGTGTCCGCCGAACCCGAACGAGGTCGAGAGGACGGTGGGGACGTCGGCCGCGCGTGCCGTGCCGGCGACGATGTCCCATCCCTCGAACGCCGGGTCGTCGAGGTTGATGGTCGGCGGGACGAGCCCGGTCCGCATCGTCTCGATCGCGATGAGCGCCTCGACGACGCCGGAGGCGCCGAGGAGGTGGCCCGTGCTGGACTTCGTCGCCGTGACGGGGATGCGTCGCGCGTCCGGGCCGAGTGCGCGCTCGAAGGCCGCGATCTCGGCCGCGTCGCCGAGTGGCGTGCCCGTACCGTGTGCGTTGACGTGTGCGACCTCGGCGGTGTCGACGCCGGCGTCCGCGAGGCAGTCGGTGATGGCTCGCGCGGCGCCGCGACCCTCCGGGTGGGGCGCGGTCGCGTGGTGGGCGTCGCTCGAGGCACCGAAGCCGATGACGCGTGCGAGCGGCGCGGCGTCGCGGGCGCGCGCCGCGTCGGCGGCCTCAAGCAGGGTCGCCGCGGCGCCCTGCGCCATGACGAATCCCGTGCGGCCGCGGTCGAAGGGTCGGCTCGCGGTCGTGGGGGCGTCCTCGAAGCCGGTGGCGAGGGCGCGCAGGTTCGCATTGGACGCGAGGTTGACGGGGCCGAGGCAGTCCTCCATGCCGACGACGAGCACGGCGTCGGCGTAGCCGTGTCGGATGCGGCGCATGGCCTCGCCGATGCCGACAGCCCCGCTCGCGCACGTCGCGCACACGGCGTGCGAGGAGCCGCGGGCGCCGCGTCGCTGGCTGATGAGGGCGGCCGCGGCGTCGGGGGCGCCGTGCATCGAGAGCGTGCCCGGAACGGCGCGCGGGCCGCGGGCGTCGAGGGTGCGCGTCGCGGCCTGCATCGCGTCGACGGGCCCCGAGCCGGTGGCGACCACGACGCCGAAGCGCTCGGCGTCCCAGGGCAGGAGCGCCGGGTCTGCGGCGACACCGGCGTGGGCGAGCGCCTCGTCGGCGGCGACGAGTGCCCAGTGCTGGACGGGATCGAGTCGCCGGGCGAGCCGCGGTTCGATGCCCACCGCGGGGTCGAAGCCTCGCACGAGGCCGCCGATGCGGACGGGAAGGCCTACGAACTCGGGGGCGTCGAGTCGG is drawn from Pseudoclavibacter chungangensis and contains these coding sequences:
- a CDS encoding Rv2578c family radical SAM protein; translation: MRWQGQSVGTVDDAALPGMERVDGLVRSVTTPEFAGVTFHEIMARSALNRVPRASDMPFEWTVNPYRGCSHACVYCFARGTHTYLDLDGGEDFDTQVVVKVNVADVLRRELARPSWSRAALQLGTNTDPYQRAEGRYALMPGIIDALAESRTPFTILTKGTLLRRDLPRLVEARRRVPVGLAMSIAVYDESLQRSIEPGTPSAEARLATVRRAVDAGFEVTVFLMPIVPHLTDSHAALDEALDRVRRAGATRVVWGALHLRPGVKPWFMAWLEREHPDLVPRYRGLYPGTAVDAPKAYRSWLSERVRPLLRRHGLERAMRPLAQGRSASAAHEPIPSRSAVRRTGPAATVGAPTLF
- a CDS encoding flavin reductase family protein, which gives rise to MTMTLATDLATAFKDAFREHPAGTALITAASPSGPVGLTASSVASVGLDPVAISFSVTRATGSAGALLAADTVLVHLLDARHVAIAQQFAVSGGERFSPAQGWETLETGEPFLPVVRTALRARPLHRIPVGASTLVVAEVLDIRSGPAAEPVVYHDRAFRSLGAPH
- a CDS encoding superoxide dismutase, with amino-acid sequence MAEFTLPDLPYDYAALEPHISGRIMELHHDKHHAAYVKGANTAIEQIAEAASTGDLANINKLEKDLAFNLGGHNNHSIFWKNLSPEGGEPHGALKDALENRFGSIENFQNLFTSVALGVQGSGWAVLGYDDTAGNLTTFQLFDQQGNIPFGVTPLLLLDVWEHAYYLDYQNVRADYVKAFWNIVNWNDVAERYTTATN
- a CDS encoding acyl-CoA dehydrogenase family protein, whose amino-acid sequence is MTDRLARIAELEQEYLPDELLERIRERAGEVDRQNAFFDDDLAELRDRGYLRLFVPESFGGPGLTLQQVARLQRRLATAAGATALAVNMHLMCTGVARVLAERGDDSLDDVFRDAADGELFAFGISEPGNDWVLQGSNTVAERAPDGDYLLSGVKIFTSLSPAWTRLITHGLDTADPDDPRLVFGFLDRETDGITVSEDWDVLGMRGSQSRATTLDGARMRADRVVRRIPPGRHPDLLTFGITANFQLLIGSVYAGVAERSLRVAAEALRARRSAKAGTTLAEVSEWRVRIADGLSSFEPVSAQLDAITRDVDELVDHGAAWPLRLVSARIAAARAALDAAEIALRCSGGAGFDNRSEASRLYRDAAAGLFHPPSEDAARPMFAAALLDED
- a CDS encoding beta-ketoacyl-[acyl-carrier-protein] synthase family protein; this translates as MTERREVVVTGLGAVTPSGLDAASTWDAVVNGRSAVTRLDAPEFVGLPVRIGGLVRGFDPAVGIEPRLARRLDPVQHWALVAADEALAHAGVAADPALLPWDAERFGVVVATGSGPVDAMQAATRTLDARGPRAVPGTLSMHGAPDAAAALISQRRGARGSSHAVCATCASGAVGIGEAMRRIRHGYADAVLVVGMEDCLGPVNLASNANLRALATGFEDAPTTASRPFDRGRTGFVMAQGAAATLLEAADAARARDAAPLARVIGFGASSDAHHATAPHPEGRGAARAITDCLADAGVDTAEVAHVNAHGTGTPLGDAAEIAAFERALGPDARRIPVTATKSSTGHLLGASGVVEALIAIETMRTGLVPPTINLDDPAFEGWDIVAGTARAADVPTVLSTSFGFGGHNGALLFARADGKETA